The Cynocephalus volans isolate mCynVol1 chromosome 2, mCynVol1.pri, whole genome shotgun sequence genome window below encodes:
- the MED10 gene encoding mediator of RNA polymerase II transcription subunit 10, whose amino-acid sequence MAEKFDHLEEHLEKFVENIRQLGIIVSDFQPSSQAGLNQKLNFIVTGLQDIDKCRQQLHDITVPLEVFEYIDQGRNPQLYTKECLERALAKNEQVKGKIDTMKKFKSLLIQELSKVFPEDMAKYRSIRGEDHPPS is encoded by the exons ATGGCGGAGAAGTTTGACCACCTGGAGGAGCACCTAGAGAAGTTCGTGGAGAACATTCGGCAGCTCGGCATCATCGTCAGTGACTTccagcccagcagccaggccgGGCTCAACCAGAAGCT GAATTTTATCGTTACTGGCTTACAGGATATAGATAAGTGCCGACAGCAGCTTCATGATATTACTGTACCTTTAGAAGTTTTTGA ATATATAGATCAAGGTCGAAACCCCCAACTCTACACCAAAGAGTGCCTGGAGAGGGCTCTGGCTAAGAATGAACAAGTTAAAGGCAAGATTGACACAATGAAG aaatttaAAAGCCTGTTGATTCAAGAACTTTCTAAGGTATTTCCAGAAGACATGGCTAAGTATCGGAGCATCCGTGGGGAGGATCACCCGCCTTCCTAA